AAATAACACTTTGTCTAGAACATAAATGTCTTTATTGAttataatgtatgtatgtatagatatatatctatacatacagaaatatatatgtgtgtatatatataatgtgtatatataaacattatatgtatacacattatatatagtgtgtatatataatgtttatatacacacattatatatatacattatgtgtgtgtatatatacattatatataatgtttgtatatatgtgtatatatatatatataatgtgtgtatatatatatatacactagtAGTACTCTGCTGtactgtttatttttgtttcttatAAAGACTGACGGTTACACTCCAGGCGTCTCCGAATGTCTCCCGGTGTCTGTCCTCCCTCACATTTGACCGTAGTAGTATAACGTCTCTACAGCTCAGGTGTCCAGGCTGCTGCCGTGTCCCCCCGTGTCTTCTCTCTCAGGTGAGGCAGGACAGCGTCCCTGTAAAACTCCTCCAGTTTGGACACCGTCTCCTCCCACAGgttggggtcaaaggtcaccggGACTATGGCCGTCTCCTTCAGGGTGAAGACGGCGAGGTCGGCCGATCGCAGGCCCGTCACCGCCAGCTGGACCTGGATCTGTGTGTAGTAACTGTGGGACGTCTTCAGGCGGTAGACCGGGGACTGGGACAGGAAGACAGGGAGAGGACAAGTGAGAAAGGAAGACAAGGATAGGAAGACTGAGAcaggaagatgaggagaggaCGTTGGAGAcaggaagatgaggagaggaCGTTGGAGACAGGAAGACTGAGACAGGAAGACAAGGACAGGAAGACTGAGACaggaagacgaggagaggacGTCTTACCCCTCCGGGCTCCAGTCCGTCCTCGTCCTGTATTTCCAGACAGAAGGCGGGGTCGTCCCTGCAGGCGTCCTCCacccgtctgtctctgtgtttgtagGGACACTTCACTTCCAGGCAGAGCAGCCATTGGCCGGTCCGGCTGTCCGTCACGATGCCATCAGGACTCGCAGCCAACCAGGGATGCTGAGCATCGATGAACAAACCGCAGTCCTGGACGGAGACGGACCGCCCCGACGCAGCGCTCTTCTGCCTCTACAGGAcgatgatgacatcatcatcatcatcatcatcatcttcatcacacgTCTCTACATGAGGACAGGTGTGATCAGGTGTGTTGAACTGTACCTGGTACCTCCGGACCACCTCGGCTTCCATCTGGACCCCCCAGGACATGGCTCTGGTCTGGACGCTCCGCTCCGCACCTGTCCAGTCCAGAACGTCTCATGTTATTGATcagttattaattattttaatgtcagGTGACCAGGTGGTCGGGGGCGGGGTTTACCTGTGACAGCAGCCAGGTAGGAGGTGGGCGGGGCTTAGGAGGTGGCTTACCTGTGATAGCAGCCAGGTAGGAGGCGGGCGGGGCTTACCTGTGATAGCAGCCAGGTAGGAGGTGGGCGGGGCTTACCTGTGATAGCAGCCAGGTAGGAGGTGGGCGGGGCTTACCTGTGATAGCAGCCAGGTAGGAGGTGGGCGGGGCTTACCTGTGATAGCAGCCAGGTAGGAGGTGGGCGGGGCTTACCTGTGATAGCAGCCAGGTAGGAGGTGGGCGGGGCTTACCTGTGATAGCAGCCAGGTAGGAGGCGGGCGGGGCTTACCTGTGATAGCAGCCAGGTAGGAGGTGGGCGGGGCTTACCTGTGATAGCAGCCAGGTAGGAGGTGGGCGGGGCTTACCTGTGATAGCAGCCAGGTAGGAGGCGGGCGGGGTTTTGCTCTTGCCATTAACGAAGCGGCTGTGAGCGATGCGGTGAGCCACGGAGGCCGTGATCCGGTTCTTCCTCCAGTTGAACCAGTCCTGGTTGGTACTCTGTCCGCGGGTCAGAACCTCCACGTCCTCCACAATACACCTGTCCAATTGGATCCCCAGACCCAGAGGGACCTGCTCCGGTGTGGGAGTGGCTCTGTCAGGGTCCGGTTTCTTCACGGGTTTCTGAGCGCTCCCTCTTTGTCCCCCATCAGGTCGTGGTCTCACAGCAGGACCTGGACTCACCTGAGGGGTCTTGCAGGTATCCTGGTTCCTCTGAACTGTCCCGGTCTGAGGGGGGTGTACGGCAGCAGGTCTGGTCTTCTGGGCTTGACTGGTTCTGGGTTTGGCTCCCGGTGTCTGGGACTGAATGCTCGGGTGATACCGGACCTTTGGGAGGACAGTTTTCTGGGTCCGGTCTGCAGCTGTGAGCTGGTTTGTGTTCTGGTTCTGCATCTTCAGGTGGTCTACGTCAGAACAGAAACTGGTTTACAAATCGTTCAATTCAAGACGTTTAAAGATCTTTAAAGATGTGACACCTGGTTCCACAGGTACGAAAGAACGAGGCCCTGTGTGGTCCCCTCCAAGGCTTGTAGTCGGGTAGTGGTTctgagtgtctttgtggtggttctgagtgtctttgtggtggttctgagagtctttgtggtggttctgagtctgtttgttgtggttctgagagtctttgtggtggttctgagtgtctttgtggtggttctgagtgtctttgtggtggttctgagagtctttgtggtggttctgagtctgtttgttgtggttctgagagtctttgtggtggttctgtgtctctctgtggtggttctgagtgtctttgtggtggttctgagagtctttgtggtggttctgagtgtctttgtggtggttctgagtctgtttgttgtggttctgagagtctttgtggtggttctgagtCTGTTTGTTGTGGTTCAGagagtctttgtggtggttctgagtgtctttgtggtggttctgagagtctttgtggttgttctgtgtgtctttgtggtggttctgtgtgtctttgtggtggttctgtgtgtctttgtggttgttctgtgtgtctttgtggtggttctgagtctttgtggtggttttgtgtgtctttgtggtggttctgagagtctttgtggtggttctgagagtctttgtggtggttctgtgtgtctttgtggtggttctgtgtgtctttgtggtggttctgtgtgtctttgtggtggttctgagtctttgtggtggttttgtgtgtctttgtggtggttctgagagtctttgtggtggttctgtgtgtctttgtggtggttctgagagtctttgtggtggttctgtgtgtctttgtggtggttctgtgtgtctttgtggtggttctgagtgtctttgtggtgattctgagtgtctttgtggtggttctgagtgtctttgtggtggttctgtgtctctctgtggtggttctgagtgtctttgtggtggttctgagtgtctttgtggtggttctgtgtgtctttgtggtggttctgagagtctttgtggtggttctgagagtctttgtggtggttctgagtctgtttgtggtggttctgagtgtctttgtggtggttctgtgtgtctttgtggtggttctgagagtctttgtggtggttctgtgtgtctttgtggtggttctgtgtgtctttgtggtggttctgtgtgtctttgtggttgttctgagagtctttgtggttgttctgtgtgtctttgtggttgttctgagagtctttgtggttgttctgtgtgtctttgtggtggttctgagagtctttgtggtggttctgtgtgtctttgtggtggttctgtgtgtctttgtggtggttctgagagtctttgtggttgttctgtgtgtctttgtggtggttctgagagtctttgtggtggttctgtgtgtctttgtggtggttctgtgtgtctttgtggttgttctgagagtctttgtggttgttctgagagtctttgtggttgttctgtgtgtctttgtggtg
The Sebastes fasciatus isolate fSebFas1 chromosome 7, fSebFas1.pri, whole genome shotgun sequence genome window above contains:
- the LOC141771005 gene encoding uncharacterized protein LOC141771005 codes for the protein MQNQNTNQLTAADRTQKTVLPKVRYHPSIQSQTPGAKPRTSQAQKTRPAAVHPPQTGTVQRNQDTCKTPQVSPGPAVRPRPDGGQRGSAQKPVKKPDPDRATPTPEQVPLGLGIQLDRCIVEDVEVLTRGQSTNQDWFNWRKNRITASVAHRIAHSRFVNGKSKTPPASYLAAITGAERSVQTRAMSWGVQMEAEVVRRYQRQKSAASGRSVSVQDCGLFIDAQHPWLAASPDGIVTDSRTGQWLLCLEVKCPYKHRDRRVEDACRDDPAFCLEIQDEDGLEPGGSPVYRLKTSHSYYTQIQVQLAVTGLRSADLAVFTLKETAIVPVTFDPNLWEETVSKLEEFYRDAVLPHLREKTRGDTAAAWTPEL